GTAGCTCCTAATGTCTGTGAGCTCTATCTTGCAGTGGTCGTATCCCTCAAAAGGTTCTGCACCCCTCATAACCACTATGTATCTATTGGAAAGCCTTTGGAGCAGAGGTAGTATCTTTTCAGTTTTTCCAAGGGCTCTGCAAACCACAAGGTCAAAGTTTTCTTGAACTTTTTGAGCTTCCTTGCATAGCACTCTATATTCAATTCCGAGTTTTACCTTGAGATATTCCAAAAAGGAACACTTTTTTGCTACCGCTTCTATCAAAGTCAAGTCTATCTTATCCCCGTAGTATATCTTAAGAGGCACTCCCGGAAAACCAGCTCCACTCCCCACATCACACACAGAAAGACCATCTATCTGTATAGCTTTTTCTCTTAAACACAAGCTAACGGTCAGCGAATCCACAAAATGTCTCAGGATTATTTCTCTTTCATCCTCTATAGCGGTAAGGTTGTGCACCTTGTTCCATCTTTTTAGTTCTTGTAGATAAATCTTGAATTTCTCTACCTGTTCCTTGGAGAGTTCAAAGCGGTTTCTGTAAAAGAGTTCTACTATGAGTTCTTCAATAGGAATTTTATATCCTCCGCCATCTTTTCCGGCTCTTGCTTTGCAGGTGTATAAAGAAGCTTAATTTTCATATCGGGCGTGATCAGATAGATGGTTGCAGTGTGGTCTATAAGGTATCCACCAGCAGATTCGCCTTCTACCTTTTTATAGTAGGCTTTGTATTCCTTTGCGGTCTTTTCTATTTCCTTCTCAGTCCCTGTTAGTCCTATGA
This is a stretch of genomic DNA from Aquificaceae bacterium. It encodes these proteins:
- the rsmG gene encoding 16S rRNA (guanine(527)-N(7))-methyltransferase RsmG; this translates as MPIEELIVELFYRNRFELSKEQVEKFKIYLQELKRWNKVHNLTAIEDEREIILRHFVDSLTVSLCLREKAIQIDGLSVCDVGSGAGFPGVPLKIYYGDKIDLTLIEAVAKKCSFLEYLKVKLGIEYRVLCKEAQKVQENFDLVVCRALGKTEKILPLLQRLSNRYIVVMRGAEPFEGYDHCKIELTDIRSYILFLAKTR